In Streptococcus oralis, a single window of DNA contains:
- a CDS encoding sensor histidine kinase: MKNWRQNRMKQFWLHSLLRIYSLVMIVVIASFAIMLSYADWDSREKEAQRVAERVTTRTVSEVEYYHRESTQLAQSLVENQARIEGIYKYFSLSTPDYFYWQLERKTSPYISVSLYENIDDLYVRNDFVTGVAIVLQDYKEVYVSTREKRSGEKIPAEDFKPTANSFAIPVSDPVSDKDLGVIYISLSPDVLHGAIDNTRGHIPMAVTVTSPFETEMFHIGEKVSAERENWFVGVTSHGYQVRVAVPKNFVLTGTLTSSAVIIGLSILFIIILYVTLRQTFSNYQKQVVDLVDSIEVIAQGEEGLRIDTSEKDQELLLIAETTNDMLDRLEKNIHDIYQLELSQKDANMRALQAQINPHFMYNTLEFLRMYAVMQSQDELADIIYEFSSLLRNNISDERETTLKQELEFCRKYSYLCMVRYPKSIAYGFKIEPELEEMRIPKFTLQPLVENYFAHGVDHRRTDNVISIKVLKGQGFVEILVEDNGRGMSAEKLASLQEKLAQRSFEHEASYSGERQSIGIVNVHERFVLYFGDRYQISVESAEQEGVRYHIIIQDE, translated from the coding sequence ATGAAAAATTGGCGACAAAATAGAATGAAGCAGTTCTGGCTTCACTCTCTCTTAAGGATTTATAGTTTGGTTATGATCGTGGTCATTGCTAGTTTTGCGATTATGCTATCGTATGCTGACTGGGACTCACGTGAGAAAGAGGCCCAACGGGTTGCAGAACGTGTGACCACTCGGACAGTGAGTGAAGTGGAATACTATCACAGAGAGTCAACACAACTTGCTCAGTCTTTGGTTGAAAATCAGGCCCGCATCGAAGGGATTTACAAGTATTTCAGTCTCAGCACACCAGACTATTTCTACTGGCAATTAGAGCGTAAAACTTCACCTTATATCTCGGTTTCCCTGTATGAAAATATTGATGACCTCTATGTTCGAAATGATTTTGTGACTGGAGTGGCTATTGTTCTTCAGGACTACAAGGAAGTCTATGTTTCGACTAGAGAAAAACGCAGTGGAGAGAAAATTCCTGCGGAGGATTTTAAGCCGACAGCCAATAGTTTTGCCATTCCTGTTTCCGATCCTGTGTCTGACAAGGATTTAGGAGTGATTTATATCTCCCTATCCCCAGATGTTTTACATGGCGCTATTGACAATACTCGGGGTCATATCCCAATGGCTGTAACAGTAACTTCGCCTTTTGAGACTGAGATGTTCCATATTGGGGAGAAGGTCTCAGCCGAGCGAGAAAACTGGTTTGTAGGTGTCACCTCTCACGGTTATCAGGTTCGAGTTGCTGTTCCTAAAAATTTTGTTCTTACAGGAACTTTGACGAGTTCAGCTGTCATTATTGGGCTAAGTATTCTCTTTATCATCATTTTGTACGTGACTCTTAGACAGACTTTTTCAAATTACCAAAAGCAGGTCGTAGACCTAGTAGATTCGATCGAGGTGATTGCTCAAGGAGAAGAAGGCCTTCGAATCGATACCTCTGAAAAAGACCAAGAGTTGCTTCTCATTGCAGAAACAACCAATGATATGTTGGATCGCTTGGAAAAAAATATCCATGATATCTATCAGCTAGAGCTCAGTCAAAAAGATGCCAATATGCGAGCTCTGCAAGCTCAAATCAATCCTCACTTTATGTACAATACTCTAGAGTTTTTACGGATGTATGCCGTCATGCAAAGTCAGGATGAACTGGCAGATATTATCTATGAATTTAGCAGCTTGTTACGCAACAATATCTCTGACGAGCGGGAAACGACCTTGAAGCAGGAGTTGGAATTTTGCCGAAAATATAGCTATCTCTGTATGGTACGTTATCCTAAATCCATTGCTTATGGTTTCAAGATTGAACCAGAATTGGAAGAAATGAGGATTCCAAAATTTACACTCCAACCATTAGTAGAAAACTACTTTGCCCATGGTGTTGACCATCGCAGAACGGATAATGTCATCAGTATCAAAGTCTTGAAGGGCCAAGGCTTTGTTGAAATCCTAGTGGAAGACAATGGTCGGGGAATGTCCGCTGAGAAACTAGCTAGCTTGCAAGAAAAATTAGCTCAGAGAAGTTTTGAACACGAGGCAAGCTATAGTGGGGAGCGGCAATCAATTGGAAT